In Blastopirellula sp. J2-11, a single genomic region encodes these proteins:
- a CDS encoding PDZ domain-containing protein, producing the protein MTFSIRFTFSVLLALAGANFLSAADEPAKRYLAQMENGDRLVDDQIRNWYSNNALPQLAGRTLIDGDNSMRWLLDRSLQPSETPAAYIELVSGDRLPGDVTRYVPTIAVQGSVVPSHFEVQPTIDIRRPGDERIDYSVRVLDRFVKKIIWKRGGPVDRYEPSTIYYRDGRKVRFRAIRLVDGDAHLLLANGRRVARFDELAELHMPELDSWDVYLDELGMLLPNGFSEQRTSRLLQWESTDGLVATTSLQRFDADSQGDNNQSDRWVHAMQPAWSLDVLWIPNARSYLRRSFAPDRPPLVRFAHSEDRSGAYFSENGWPTRNNRSVVGGPLRTGDELFGWGLGVLAASKISVPLSPLVRGFQTRIGLDYAARDGGCVQARIFLDGERLFESPLIVGSKEVINSGALTWTADKQAKQLHLEVDPVHEKRPDGADPFDIRDLTNWLEPQFQLDRELLEKEVRLRAIQQITAWEGWAVAPQPEGEIRIVNMRRDVDREPIEWRLAALAIHKPFELRRTVDLSADDRWLTITTDRWGNFGAAPRLEVSLDGATAFEGEIPESQRHESGQTPRYVALGGRSGPVEVIIRQFPCDARMPIDWREIAVGPERMTLIALLEDPTAEEVAEMKTLTGAKANVELVDSPSMIGAPALRIAPGEFVEVAKFDPPLVITERSALGELRFLRFAYRKEGGGQIEIRLLHDGDDETPAIYRLGKGSKKEPGYVVLEGSDLKEEWKIGFADPFANFGDIQVTGIALRVVDGGPCLFDHFYLGRRHSDYELIVAPSPDRNNWENWSDRREQNLPRALAASVTIDYGDDQQGRGFIIHEREGWVIAPGHQVFPAQRDVKITTADGQTFAGKTFGVDREHDLGLLQITDKPPQEDRWPWIELTHREKYERQQILLAVGIDAKQKPAAEVVRKEGDFFGAIWTTPPSFPFAIGQGAIEIEQRLGGLCVEMLSGGSPVIVNPYPVRKQMDRLKRNEVFGDWLIGAGPQLGMTIRQVENGVEVTDVRAGGPAAEIGFRVGDLLTKVNGRDVHSRGDVLAAVASLNPGDDVEVEYRRIADRSTKRLRLGRRD; encoded by the coding sequence ATGACGTTTTCGATTCGATTCACTTTCTCCGTTCTGTTGGCTCTCGCTGGCGCAAATTTTTTGTCGGCTGCCGATGAGCCTGCAAAGCGATATCTGGCGCAGATGGAGAATGGGGACCGCCTAGTCGACGATCAAATTCGCAACTGGTACTCAAATAACGCGCTGCCGCAACTTGCCGGTCGAACTCTGATCGACGGCGATAATTCGATGCGGTGGCTGCTGGATCGCTCACTGCAGCCCAGCGAAACTCCAGCCGCCTATATTGAACTGGTGAGCGGCGATCGTTTGCCCGGTGATGTAACGCGCTACGTGCCGACCATCGCCGTCCAAGGCTCGGTCGTACCGTCCCACTTTGAAGTGCAGCCGACGATCGATATTCGCCGCCCTGGCGATGAGCGGATTGATTACTCGGTCCGCGTTCTCGATCGCTTTGTCAAAAAGATCATCTGGAAACGAGGAGGTCCTGTCGATCGGTACGAGCCGTCGACGATTTACTATCGCGATGGCCGCAAGGTCCGCTTTCGCGCGATTCGGCTGGTCGACGGCGACGCTCATCTGCTGTTGGCCAACGGACGTCGAGTCGCTCGGTTTGACGAGCTGGCCGAACTCCACATGCCGGAATTGGACAGTTGGGACGTTTATCTCGACGAACTTGGCATGCTGCTGCCGAACGGTTTCAGCGAGCAGCGCACTTCCCGGTTGTTGCAATGGGAATCGACAGACGGTCTGGTCGCGACCACGTCGCTACAGCGGTTCGACGCCGACTCGCAAGGAGACAACAACCAAAGTGATCGCTGGGTCCATGCGATGCAACCGGCGTGGTCGCTGGATGTGCTTTGGATTCCGAACGCACGCAGCTATTTGCGCCGCAGCTTTGCTCCAGATCGCCCGCCGTTGGTTCGTTTCGCCCACAGCGAAGATCGCAGCGGCGCCTACTTCTCAGAAAATGGCTGGCCGACGCGCAACAATCGCAGCGTGGTCGGCGGCCCGCTCCGCACAGGCGACGAACTCTTCGGCTGGGGGCTGGGCGTTTTGGCGGCCAGCAAAATTAGCGTGCCGTTGTCGCCGCTGGTGCGCGGATTTCAAACGCGGATCGGATTGGACTATGCGGCCCGCGACGGTGGCTGCGTGCAAGCGCGCATCTTTTTAGATGGCGAGCGGCTGTTCGAGAGCCCGTTGATTGTTGGCTCGAAAGAAGTGATCAACAGCGGCGCGCTCACCTGGACGGCCGACAAACAGGCGAAACAGCTTCACTTGGAAGTCGATCCCGTGCATGAGAAACGCCCTGACGGCGCTGATCCGTTTGATATTCGCGACTTGACCAATTGGCTGGAGCCGCAGTTTCAGCTCGATCGCGAGTTGCTGGAAAAGGAAGTGCGATTGCGAGCGATTCAGCAAATCACCGCTTGGGAAGGTTGGGCCGTTGCGCCGCAACCGGAAGGGGAGATTCGGATTGTCAATATGCGCCGGGATGTCGATCGCGAGCCGATCGAGTGGCGCTTAGCGGCGCTGGCGATCCACAAGCCGTTTGAGCTGCGCCGCACGGTCGACCTGTCGGCGGACGATCGTTGGCTGACGATCACGACCGATCGTTGGGGAAATTTTGGCGCTGCACCCCGCTTGGAAGTGTCGCTCGATGGCGCAACCGCATTTGAAGGCGAAATCCCCGAGAGCCAGCGGCATGAGTCTGGCCAAACGCCCCGATATGTTGCGTTGGGGGGCAGGAGCGGTCCGGTCGAAGTGATCATACGTCAGTTCCCTTGCGACGCTCGCATGCCGATCGATTGGCGCGAAATCGCCGTCGGTCCCGAACGCATGACGTTGATCGCATTGTTGGAGGATCCAACTGCCGAAGAAGTCGCCGAGATGAAAACTCTCACCGGCGCAAAAGCGAATGTCGAGTTGGTTGATTCGCCCAGCATGATCGGCGCTCCGGCGCTGCGGATCGCACCGGGCGAATTTGTCGAAGTGGCCAAGTTCGATCCGCCGCTGGTGATCACCGAACGATCGGCGCTAGGCGAGTTACGCTTTCTCCGGTTCGCCTATCGCAAAGAAGGAGGGGGGCAGATCGAGATCCGGCTGTTGCACGATGGAGACGACGAAACGCCGGCCATATATCGGTTGGGCAAAGGCTCGAAAAAAGAGCCTGGCTATGTCGTGTTGGAAGGGAGCGATCTGAAGGAAGAGTGGAAGATCGGTTTCGCCGATCCTTTCGCCAATTTTGGAGACATCCAAGTCACCGGGATCGCGCTGCGAGTCGTCGATGGCGGGCCTTGTTTGTTCGACCACTTCTATCTCGGACGCCGGCATTCGGACTACGAGTTGATCGTCGCGCCAAGTCCTGATCGCAACAACTGGGAGAACTGGAGCGATCGCCGAGAGCAAAACTTGCCACGGGCGCTCGCCGCGTCGGTGACCATCGACTACGGAGACGATCAACAGGGGCGCGGCTTTATTATCCACGAGCGTGAAGGATGGGTGATCGCGCCAGGGCATCAAGTCTTTCCCGCTCAGCGCGACGTCAAAATTACCACCGCGGATGGGCAAACATTTGCAGGCAAGACCTTTGGCGTCGACCGTGAGCATGATCTGGGACTGCTGCAGATCACCGACAAGCCGCCGCAGGAGGATCGTTGGCCCTGGATTGAGTTGACCCATCGCGAAAAATACGAGCGGCAGCAGATCCTGTTGGCGGTCGGCATCGACGCTAAGCAAAAGCCGGCCGCCGAAGTCGTTCGCAAAGAAGGAGACTTTTTTGGCGCGATTTGGACCACGCCTCCCAGCTTTCCGTTTGCGATTGGGCAAGGAGCGATCGAGATCGAACAGCGGCTCGGCGGGCTGTGCGTCGAAATGCTGAGCGGAGGATCGCCGGTGATCGTTAATCCCTACCCCGTTCGGAAGCAGATGGATCGCCTGAAACGGAACGAAGTCTTCGGCGACTGGCTCATCGGCGCCGGTCCTCAGTTGGGGATGACCATCCGTCAGGTGGAAAACGGAGTCGAAGTGACCGACGTTCGGGCTGGCGGACCTGCGGCCGAGATCGGCTTTCGCGTAGGCGATTTGCTCACCAAGGTGAATGGCCGCGACGTGCATAGTCGCGGCGACGTGTTGGCCGCCGTCGCTTCGCTCAATCCCGGCGATGATGTCGAGGTCGAGTACCGCCGCATCGCCGATCGCAGCACCAAACGATTGCGATTGGGACGTCGAGATTAG
- the dprA gene encoding DNA-processing protein DprA, giving the protein MSLLPDQFEDPAFRAKLRLALVSGVGPRTSQTLLERFGTHAGVLAASRSELERVSGVGPKLSQKITTAGEIDIDREISLCVDFGVDIMALEDARYPHLLTEIPDPPSILFLRGDLSPADAMSVAIVGTRHASSYGLAQAERFGYELAKAGFTVVSGLARGIDAAAHRGALRAGGRTIAFLASGLRSIYPPEHETLADEVAEQGALLSESPPLAKPLSGAFPQRNRLITGMSLGVIVVEAATRSGALISARCAMEQGREVFAIPGRIDNPNARGCHRLLKDGAKLVESIDDVLEELGPLSQPAKTADGKTIHAPIELQLNEMETAIMQALADGQPTDMDSVVSRSGLPIQNVLSTICVLEMRRLVRRLSGVSVQRAI; this is encoded by the coding sequence ATGAGCCTTCTCCCAGACCAGTTTGAAGATCCAGCATTTCGCGCCAAGTTGCGACTGGCGCTCGTCTCCGGCGTTGGTCCGCGAACCTCTCAGACGCTGCTAGAGCGGTTCGGAACGCATGCAGGCGTGCTGGCCGCTTCGCGCAGCGAACTAGAACGCGTGTCCGGCGTCGGGCCCAAGCTTAGCCAAAAAATCACGACGGCCGGCGAGATCGACATTGACCGCGAGATCTCGCTGTGCGTCGATTTTGGCGTCGACATCATGGCGCTGGAGGATGCTCGCTATCCGCACTTACTGACCGAGATCCCCGACCCGCCGAGCATTTTGTTTTTGCGCGGCGATCTTTCGCCGGCCGACGCAATGTCGGTCGCGATCGTCGGAACGCGACATGCTTCCAGCTATGGCCTGGCGCAGGCAGAGCGCTTTGGCTACGAACTGGCGAAAGCCGGCTTTACCGTGGTCAGCGGACTCGCGCGCGGAATTGACGCCGCCGCCCATCGCGGAGCGCTGCGCGCCGGCGGGCGCACCATCGCTTTTCTCGCCAGCGGTCTGCGTAGCATCTACCCACCGGAACATGAAACCTTGGCGGACGAAGTCGCCGAACAAGGAGCGCTGCTGAGCGAATCTCCGCCGCTGGCCAAACCGCTAAGCGGCGCCTTTCCGCAGCGCAATCGCCTGATCACCGGCATGAGTCTCGGCGTGATCGTGGTCGAAGCGGCGACGCGTAGCGGCGCACTTATCTCGGCCCGCTGCGCCATGGAGCAAGGCCGCGAGGTCTTCGCGATCCCGGGTCGCATTGATAACCCCAATGCCCGCGGTTGCCATCGATTGCTGAAAGACGGCGCCAAGCTCGTCGAGTCGATTGACGACGTGCTGGAAGAACTGGGGCCCCTCTCGCAACCGGCGAAAACCGCAGATGGCAAAACGATTCATGCTCCGATCGAACTGCAACTGAACGAGATGGAAACCGCGATCATGCAAGCGTTGGCCGATGGTCAGCCGACCGATATGGATTCGGTGGTCAGTCGTAGCGGACTGCCGATCCAAAATGTCTTATCCACGATCTGCGTCCTTGAGATGCGGCGGCTTGTCCGACGCCTGAGCGGAGTCAGCGTCCAACGGGCCATCTGA
- a CDS encoding SDR family NAD(P)-dependent oxidoreductase, whose amino-acid sequence MNSLNLAGKAALVTGASIGIGRAAAIALAKRGASIAVNYRSQPEKAAEVVEKIEQLGGQAIAIQGDVSDLESVQKMVEQTVARFGSLDVAVSNAAYSDRQRYFEADLDGFRRTIDVTMWGAFHLLHAATQQMMKQGNGGVITFVSSPHAFIPAPRAMAYNMSKAAIDHMAKTAAIEVAEFGIRVNICQPGWTDTPGERKFASEETLETGGSKIPLGRLGTPEEMGEAIAFLCDPANSYMTGATLLIDGGISLPWWGNRGSAAPG is encoded by the coding sequence ATGAATTCGCTCAATCTTGCTGGAAAAGCCGCTCTTGTCACGGGAGCCAGCATCGGAATCGGTCGCGCCGCAGCGATCGCACTCGCCAAGCGCGGAGCCAGCATTGCCGTCAATTATCGCTCTCAGCCAGAAAAAGCGGCCGAAGTCGTCGAGAAAATTGAGCAATTAGGCGGCCAGGCGATCGCCATCCAGGGGGACGTTTCGGATCTAGAGTCGGTGCAGAAGATGGTAGAGCAGACCGTCGCGCGGTTCGGCAGTCTTGATGTGGCCGTCAGCAACGCCGCTTACAGCGATCGACAGCGGTATTTTGAGGCCGATCTCGACGGATTTCGCCGGACGATCGATGTCACCATGTGGGGCGCTTTTCATCTGCTGCATGCGGCGACTCAGCAGATGATGAAGCAGGGAAACGGAGGAGTGATTACCTTCGTCAGCTCGCCCCACGCGTTTATTCCAGCTCCTAGAGCGATGGCTTACAACATGTCCAAAGCGGCGATCGATCACATGGCCAAAACGGCTGCGATCGAAGTCGCCGAGTTTGGCATTCGAGTGAACATTTGTCAGCCTGGCTGGACGGATACTCCAGGCGAGCGAAAATTCGCGTCGGAGGAGACGTTGGAAACCGGCGGCTCCAAAATTCCACTGGGAAGACTTGGCACGCCGGAAGAGATGGGAGAAGCGATCGCTTTTCTATGCGATCCGGCCAATAGTTACATGACCGGGGCCACTTTGTTGATCGACGGAGGGATCAGTTTGCCCTGGTGGGGAAATCGCGGATCGGCGGCGCCGGGGTAA
- a CDS encoding sigma-70 family RNA polymerase sigma factor, which produces MLYDALIDDFEDDDARVRSPRDFDASVEVLDGDSDDTPLVDVDSDNDNSVDDSSDEFLGDDGETWSDDPVRMYLTQMGEIPLLTRQEEIFLARKIELTRAKFRGMLLECDYVIQDAIKVLRRVQDGELPFDRTVQVSVTDRLEKEQILGRLPHNLKTLDTLLKRNYRDYRIATSKSRSESQRAEAWVRLGRRRRRSVKLVEELGLRTQRIESKIGTLEDFSKRIDDLKVRIDEHKKAKGHESERADWIAEYRNILVATQETPTSLRRRVNQLKVIYSEYQQAKRELSEGNLRLVVSIAKKYRNRGLSFLDLIQEGNAGLMRAVDKFEYRRGFKFCTYATWWIRQAITRAVADQSRTIRIPVHMVETMSRVRNVARQLLQEKGREPTLEETARRAGTTVEEARRVLAMSRYPISLDRPVGNSEDSQFGDLLPDGEAESPAIGAAQEMLRTRISRVLKTLSYREREIIKLRYGLGDGYSYTLEEVGHIFKVTRERIRQIEAKAVRKLQQPSRSQELVGFLD; this is translated from the coding sequence ATGTTGTACGACGCCCTGATTGACGATTTTGAAGACGATGACGCTCGCGTTCGCAGCCCCCGAGATTTCGACGCTTCGGTCGAAGTGTTGGATGGGGATAGCGACGACACCCCCTTGGTCGATGTCGATTCCGACAACGACAACAGCGTCGATGATTCGTCCGACGAATTTCTTGGCGATGACGGCGAGACTTGGTCGGATGACCCGGTCCGCATGTACCTGACGCAGATGGGTGAAATTCCGCTGCTGACCCGTCAGGAAGAAATCTTTCTGGCTCGCAAGATCGAGCTGACTCGCGCCAAGTTCCGCGGCATGCTGCTGGAATGCGATTACGTCATTCAAGACGCGATCAAAGTTCTGCGTCGCGTTCAGGACGGCGAACTGCCGTTCGATCGCACCGTGCAGGTCTCGGTGACGGATCGCTTGGAGAAAGAGCAGATCCTCGGCCGTTTGCCCCACAATCTGAAAACGCTCGATACGCTGCTGAAACGCAACTATCGCGATTACCGCATCGCTACCAGCAAATCGCGTAGCGAAAGCCAACGCGCCGAAGCTTGGGTGCGTCTCGGTCGTCGTCGTCGTCGCTCGGTCAAACTGGTCGAAGAACTCGGTTTGCGTACGCAACGCATCGAATCGAAGATCGGTACGCTCGAAGACTTCTCGAAGCGGATTGACGATCTGAAGGTTCGTATCGACGAGCATAAGAAGGCGAAAGGTCACGAGTCGGAACGAGCCGACTGGATCGCCGAATATCGCAACATCCTGGTCGCCACCCAGGAAACGCCGACCAGCCTGCGTCGTCGCGTCAATCAATTGAAGGTGATCTACTCCGAATATCAGCAAGCCAAACGCGAGCTGTCGGAAGGAAATCTTCGCTTGGTCGTCTCGATCGCCAAGAAGTATCGCAACCGCGGCCTTAGCTTCCTGGACCTGATCCAAGAAGGCAACGCCGGTCTGATGCGAGCCGTCGACAAGTTTGAATACCGCCGTGGTTTCAAGTTCTGTACGTACGCAACTTGGTGGATTCGTCAGGCGATTACTCGCGCCGTGGCCGATCAAAGCCGCACGATTCGCATTCCTGTCCACATGGTCGAGACGATGTCGCGCGTTCGCAACGTCGCTCGCCAATTACTGCAGGAAAAGGGACGCGAACCTACCTTGGAAGAAACGGCCCGTCGCGCCGGCACGACCGTCGAAGAAGCGCGTCGCGTGTTGGCCATGAGCCGCTATCCGATCTCGTTGGACCGTCCGGTCGGCAACAGCGAAGATAGCCAGTTTGGCGATTTGCTGCCCGATGGCGAAGCCGAAAGCCCGGCGATCGGCGCTGCTCAAGAGATGCTGCGGACCCGCATCAGCCGCGTGCTGAAGACCCTCAGCTATCGTGAACGGGAGATCATCAAACTCCGTTACGGTCTCGGTGATGGTTACAGCTATACGCTAGAAGAAGTGGGACACATTTTCAAAGTGACTCGCGAGCGTATCCGCCAGATCGAAGCGAAAGCGGTTCGTAAACTGCAGCAACCAAGCCGCAGCCAAGAGCTGGTCGGTTTCCTCGACTAA
- a CDS encoding class I SAM-dependent methyltransferase has protein sequence MSNDEAPTESSASALDQNRAAWDRKVRQRDRFARPANDEDFRDPLALVDRWGWLGGSVVGQRILCLGAGGGRQGPLYAAAGAVVTIVDISPAQLELDRQVAAERRLALTTVEASMDDLSMLGTADFDVIIHPVSTCYVPDLRPVYAEIARLLGDGGLYISQHKTPTSLQADIRRSPGGYELIEPYYRRGPLPPVVGSRHREEGTLEYLHRWEDLIGLMCRTGFVIEDLIEPLHAKEEAEADSFADRCRYVAPYVRIKARRTGQTSKQESRGSLWLPGN, from the coding sequence TTGTCGAATGACGAAGCGCCAACCGAATCCTCTGCGAGTGCGCTCGATCAAAATCGAGCCGCTTGGGATCGCAAAGTAAGACAGCGCGATCGCTTTGCGCGCCCCGCGAATGACGAAGACTTTCGCGATCCGTTGGCGCTGGTCGATCGCTGGGGTTGGCTCGGCGGCAGTGTCGTTGGTCAGCGGATCCTTTGCCTGGGCGCCGGCGGGGGTCGGCAAGGTCCGCTTTACGCAGCCGCAGGCGCCGTCGTGACCATTGTCGACATCAGTCCCGCTCAGCTCGAACTCGATCGTCAGGTCGCAGCCGAGCGGCGATTGGCGCTGACCACGGTCGAAGCGTCGATGGATGATCTCTCGATGCTCGGCACGGCCGACTTCGACGTCATCATCCATCCGGTCAGCACGTGCTATGTCCCCGACCTCCGTCCGGTCTATGCCGAAATCGCACGGCTGCTGGGTGACGGCGGGCTCTACATCAGTCAGCACAAAACGCCGACCAGCCTGCAAGCCGACATCCGCCGCAGTCCCGGCGGTTACGAGCTGATCGAGCCCTACTATCGCCGCGGCCCGCTGCCGCCGGTCGTCGGCAGTCGCCATCGCGAAGAAGGGACGCTCGAGTACCTGCATCGCTGGGAAGATCTGATCGGGCTGATGTGCCGCACCGGATTCGTGATCGAAGACCTGATCGAACCGCTACACGCCAAAGAAGAAGCCGAGGCCGATTCCTTCGCCGACCGCTGCCGCTACGTCGCCCCGTACGTACGGATCAAAGCCCGCCGTACGGGTCAAACATCCAAGCAAGAGAGCCGCGGCTCGCTCTGGTTGCCAGGCAACTAG
- a CDS encoding DUF1559 domain-containing protein yields MQLRRGFTLVELLVVIAIIGVLIGLLLPAVQQAREAARRMSCQNNLKQLALALHNYHDTYLSFPSARLSSSPKYGHMVGLLNFIEQGNIADQFQHSAPGGFADPSHQPLQNLEIEIVHCPSNPISEPIRLRKSSSTGNSYGAFLTTTGDTTDPSDPTILTGYALDYWVNHTISSSSYNLVAVGGGSPTPIFKGDFPKMAKVTDGLSNTTMLLEHAGYDQHFVKGVGMPMPDSDVTLDQPGAWGSWLGWCAFQAFTYDNYTPATYPTDSATPAGSQCAVNCNNSQGLFGFHAGGANVAMADGSVQFLSESTSPQTYMYMVTRDSGEVISDDS; encoded by the coding sequence ATGCAACTTCGTCGCGGCTTTACATTGGTCGAATTATTGGTTGTGATCGCCATTATCGGCGTTCTGATCGGTCTCTTACTTCCTGCCGTTCAACAGGCTCGCGAGGCCGCCCGGCGGATGTCGTGTCAGAACAATCTGAAGCAGTTGGCGTTGGCGCTGCACAACTATCATGACACCTACCTTTCATTCCCTTCAGCACGGCTTTCGAGCAGTCCCAAGTACGGGCACATGGTCGGACTGCTGAACTTTATTGAGCAAGGGAACATCGCCGATCAATTTCAACACTCGGCGCCAGGCGGTTTCGCTGACCCATCGCACCAGCCGCTGCAGAACTTGGAAATCGAGATCGTACACTGCCCGTCGAATCCGATTTCCGAACCAATTCGGTTACGCAAGTCAAGCAGCACCGGAAATTCGTATGGCGCCTTTCTTACGACGACCGGCGACACAACTGACCCCAGCGATCCCACAATTCTGACAGGCTACGCGCTTGACTACTGGGTCAATCATACGATTAGCAGCTCCAGCTATAACTTGGTTGCAGTCGGCGGAGGCAGTCCGACGCCGATTTTTAAAGGCGATTTTCCCAAGATGGCGAAGGTGACTGACGGCCTATCCAACACCACGATGCTGCTGGAGCATGCCGGTTATGACCAGCACTTTGTCAAGGGCGTTGGAATGCCGATGCCAGATTCCGACGTGACGTTAGATCAACCCGGCGCTTGGGGCTCGTGGTTGGGATGGTGTGCATTTCAAGCATTCACCTATGACAACTACACTCCTGCAACATATCCGACAGATAGTGCGACGCCAGCTGGTTCTCAATGCGCCGTGAACTGCAACAACTCGCAAGGGCTGTTTGGTTTTCACGCCGGCGGAGCGAATGTCGCGATGGCGGACGGCAGCGTCCAGTTTCTCTCAGAGAGCACCTCTCCTCAAACGTACATGTATATGGTGACGCGCGACAGCGGAGAGGTAATTTCTGATGACAGCTAA
- a CDS encoding G8 domain-containing protein → MKTFVLFARPICVILLTSLLSAATVANEATIVRSTQSGSWSSPTTWDSGKAPQTGDSVVIGKDHHILYDVESNKVLRLVQIAGKLEFARDRNTLLEVGLITLTSSEIPTEEGFDCLELPTHIHPGQHQAELLIGTPDQPIPVEHHATIRLHYVEGMDKESCPALLNCGGRLEIHGEPMQRTWVKMHRGSEVGDTSVVVDESVADWREGDRIIVTSTERQRDRRGSRGGFLDNAQTEMRQIVRVGSKDFTGGYPIRFDKPLTFDHYAVGDFRAEVANLTRNVVIESAQPDGVRGHTMIHAHSSGSISYAEFRHLGKRDLLGRYSLHFHLCGDTMRGSSVIGASIWDSHNRFLTIHGTDAIVVRDCVGYKSIGHGFFLEDGTEVNNILDRNLAVTVGPGKPLPKQVIPFDPNRGAGFWFANCQNVFTRNVAAECAEYGYRFDCKEEDGYDPVRPIRQPNGEVVQQDTRVMPFIRFQDNEAHTMKFFCLNLRGVTRPEGGGLDIYNQNLTLAKEAAEAMPAGGVPFWIRDFRCWKANWAVHLGTTGVFVDGLDVFDSDVAIWRSIMDRSGYRRITTEKMRVNDIHNPLSMGMPEEDENESGSEGRRRFGGVSSFKDSMPPTTMITKAVREGNLVRIEGSVADTSDLKQVVVNGRLARSVRDSFVQWEIVLEAESAAPLQVIAAAEDVNGLTEVVPHEIYVGSGASSSGSSHQHVKTMPAHTHIHQ, encoded by the coding sequence GTGAAAACGTTCGTTCTATTTGCCCGTCCAATCTGCGTCATCTTGTTGACATCGCTACTTTCCGCGGCAACTGTCGCCAACGAAGCGACTATAGTTCGTTCCACACAATCGGGTTCCTGGTCATCGCCAACAACTTGGGACTCTGGCAAAGCACCGCAGACCGGCGATAGCGTCGTCATCGGCAAGGATCATCACATTCTGTATGACGTCGAGTCGAACAAGGTTCTGCGGCTGGTTCAAATCGCCGGCAAGCTCGAGTTCGCACGTGATCGCAATACGCTGTTAGAAGTGGGGCTAATTACGTTAACCTCAAGCGAAATTCCTACGGAAGAAGGTTTTGATTGCCTGGAGTTACCCACGCACATCCATCCGGGACAGCATCAGGCCGAATTGTTAATCGGGACGCCAGACCAACCGATTCCGGTAGAGCATCATGCGACAATTCGCCTCCATTACGTTGAAGGGATGGACAAAGAGTCGTGCCCGGCGCTGCTGAATTGTGGTGGTCGACTAGAGATCCACGGCGAACCGATGCAGCGTACTTGGGTCAAGATGCACCGCGGCAGCGAAGTTGGAGACACGTCGGTCGTGGTTGACGAATCGGTCGCTGATTGGCGCGAGGGGGATCGAATTATTGTCACCAGCACCGAGCGCCAGCGCGATCGACGCGGATCACGCGGCGGCTTTTTGGACAACGCCCAAACCGAGATGCGGCAAATCGTCCGCGTCGGATCCAAAGATTTCACCGGCGGGTATCCAATCCGTTTTGACAAGCCACTGACGTTCGATCATTACGCGGTCGGTGATTTTCGAGCGGAAGTCGCGAATCTGACGCGCAATGTGGTGATCGAATCGGCTCAACCCGATGGAGTACGCGGACATACCATGATTCACGCTCATTCGTCAGGTTCGATCAGCTACGCCGAATTTCGCCATCTCGGCAAACGAGACCTGCTTGGTCGCTACAGTCTTCACTTCCACCTGTGTGGCGATACGATGCGCGGCAGTTCGGTGATTGGAGCGTCGATCTGGGACAGCCACAATCGCTTTCTGACTATTCACGGAACCGATGCGATCGTCGTCCGTGATTGCGTCGGCTACAAATCGATCGGGCATGGTTTCTTCCTGGAAGATGGAACCGAAGTGAACAACATCTTGGATCGCAATCTGGCGGTGACGGTTGGGCCGGGCAAGCCGTTGCCCAAGCAGGTGATTCCGTTTGACCCCAATCGCGGCGCCGGTTTTTGGTTCGCCAATTGCCAGAACGTTTTTACCCGCAACGTCGCTGCCGAGTGCGCCGAATACGGATATCGTTTCGATTGCAAAGAAGAAGATGGCTATGATCCGGTACGTCCGATTCGCCAACCGAACGGCGAGGTCGTACAGCAAGACACGCGTGTGATGCCGTTCATTCGCTTTCAAGACAATGAAGCGCACACAATGAAGTTCTTCTGTCTCAACCTGCGCGGCGTTACTCGCCCCGAGGGAGGCGGCTTGGACATCTATAATCAAAACTTGACGCTCGCCAAAGAAGCGGCGGAGGCGATGCCGGCCGGAGGCGTTCCTTTCTGGATTCGGGACTTCCGCTGCTGGAAAGCGAATTGGGCCGTTCATCTGGGGACGACCGGCGTTTTTGTCGATGGACTCGATGTCTTCGATTCGGATGTCGCGATCTGGCGATCGATCATGGATCGTTCTGGGTATCGCCGTATCACGACTGAGAAGATGCGGGTCAACGATATTCACAATCCACTGAGCATGGGAATGCCCGAGGAAGATGAAAACGAAAGCGGTTCGGAAGGAAGACGCCGATTTGGGGGGGTATCGAGCTTCAAAGACAGCATGCCGCCAACCACAATGATCACCAAAGCGGTTCGTGAGGGAAACCTGGTCCGAATCGAAGGCTCAGTCGCCGATACTAGCGATCTCAAGCAAGTGGTCGTCAACGGACGACTGGCTCGCTCGGTGCGTGACAGCTTCGTCCAGTGGGAAATCGTGCTTGAGGCCGAATCAGCGGCGCCGCTGCAAGTGATCGCGGCAGCTGAAGACGTCAATGGGCTTACCGAAGTCGTCCCGCATGAGATCTATGTTGGCTCTGGGGCAAGTTCGTCTGGCTCATCCCACCAGCATGTAAAGACGATGCCGGCGCATACGCACATCCACCAATAG